One part of the Acidobacteriota bacterium genome encodes these proteins:
- a CDS encoding carbohydrate porin: protein MESATLAPAPPGASTRPPAESDGAPGPGPEITEPGDPPAPRIDLSGDLGHRPVLTGDWGGGRQKLLQHGIRVDALFLPILQGNLDGGLARQPMFYGSFRYGVAVDTAAAGLWQGGTLTVKLQTGCGRSANDQTGHGIINPVDWAAVDAGDGKPPTTLTDAIVFQKLNRLFSVAGGRITSRDSNVFASDETTQFLNAAFNNNPAYNTTFPRQTLFASLLFQPAPWFSLIGAVLDAGPPAAKDKPGADFNRGVTLFTTTSFTVKIAERPGHHRFGGTWSNKLKPTLAGLITPERYPQLVSSDWALNYDFDQFLWLDRAVPGRGIGVFGRFGLGNPVTNKTKAFYSFGLGGRGMWPRRPADSFGVGYFYDATSKRVPPELQPLVRNDRGFEAYYNFSLKPWLELTVDLQFVTPPLKEDERSVVGGLRLLVRL from the coding sequence GTGGAGAGCGCCACTCTCGCCCCGGCGCCGCCGGGGGCATCGACCCGACCCCCGGCCGAGTCGGACGGCGCGCCCGGACCGGGGCCGGAGATTACCGAACCGGGTGACCCGCCGGCTCCCCGGATCGACCTCTCCGGCGACCTTGGCCATCGTCCCGTCCTGACCGGGGACTGGGGCGGGGGACGCCAAAAGCTCCTGCAGCATGGCATCCGGGTGGACGCGCTGTTCCTGCCGATCCTGCAGGGCAACCTCGACGGCGGCCTGGCCCGGCAGCCCATGTTCTACGGGTCCTTCCGCTACGGCGTGGCGGTGGACACCGCCGCCGCCGGCCTCTGGCAAGGGGGCACCCTCACCGTCAAACTCCAGACGGGCTGCGGACGGAGCGCCAACGACCAGACCGGCCACGGGATCATCAACCCGGTGGACTGGGCTGCCGTGGACGCCGGCGACGGCAAGCCGCCCACCACGCTCACCGACGCGATCGTGTTCCAGAAACTGAACAGGCTGTTTTCCGTTGCAGGGGGCCGCATCACCTCCCGCGACTCGAACGTGTTCGCCTCCGACGAAACGACCCAGTTCCTCAACGCCGCCTTCAACAACAACCCGGCCTACAACACCACCTTTCCCCGCCAGACGCTGTTCGCCTCGCTGCTCTTCCAGCCCGCCCCGTGGTTCTCCCTGATCGGCGCGGTGCTCGACGCCGGCCCCCCGGCCGCGAAGGACAAGCCCGGTGCCGATTTCAACCGGGGGGTCACCCTCTTCACCACCACGTCCTTCACCGTGAAGATCGCGGAACGGCCCGGGCACCACCGCTTCGGCGGGACCTGGAGCAACAAGCTCAAGCCCACCCTGGCGGGCCTCATCACGCCGGAGCGCTATCCGCAGCTGGTTTCCAGCGACTGGGCGCTCAACTACGACTTCGACCAGTTCCTCTGGCTGGACCGGGCCGTGCCCGGCCGCGGGATCGGTGTTTTCGGGCGGTTCGGCCTCGGCAACCCGGTCACGAACAAAACCAAGGCGTTCTACAGTTTCGGCCTGGGCGGGCGGGGCATGTGGCCCCGGCGGCCGGCGGATTCCTTCGGAGTCGGGTATTTTTACGATGCGACCAGCAAGCGGGTCCCGCCGGAATTGCAGCCCCTGGTGAGGAACGACCGCGGGTTCGAAGCCTACTACAATTTCAGCCTCAAACCCTGGCTGGAGCTTACCGTGGATTTGCAGTTCGTTACCCCGCCCTTGAAGGAAGACGAACGGTCGGTGGTGGGCGGACTCAGACTCCTGGTCCGGCTTTGA